The window TTTACCGCGCCAGTACTGTGATCCCGCTGAACAACGACACCTTCAACATCGTCTGGGGCGGTGGCAGCAGCAAAGTGTTGGGCATGCTCAATGCCATGGAGAGCAGCGGGTTCGCTTACACCCTGGCGCGGCCCAGCCTGGTGGCGTTGAACGGGCAAAGCGCGAGCTTCCTGGCAGGCGGCGAATTCCCGGTGCCGGTGCCCAATGGCGAGGGCAACGGGATTTCCATCGAGTACAAAGAGTTTGGCGTGCGGCTCACGGTGACGCCGACGGTAGTCGGCCGCGATCGCATTCTGCTCAAGGTTGCCCCGGAAGTCAGCGAGCTTGATTACAGCGCGGGCGTGACGATTGCCGGGACCACCGTGCCCGCGCTCAACGTGCGGCGCACCGACACCAGCATCTCCCTGGCCGATGGTGAGAGCTTTGTGATCAGCGGTTTGATCCGCACCCGAAACTCGTCGTCGGTGGACAAGTTTCCAGGGCTGGGTGACATCCCGGTGCTGGGCGCATTGTTTCGCAACTCCACCATCGACCGCGAAGAAAGCGAGCTGCTGATGATCGTCACCCCGCACCTGGTTCAGCCGCTGGCGGTCAATGCGCAATTGCCCGCATTGCCGGGTGAACAGTTGCGCAATTACGACCCGAGTTTCCTGCGCATGTACTTCCTGGAAAACGGCAACTTCGACAAACGCAGCGGGTTGTCGCAATGAGCCAGAGCCTGAGCCAGACGTTTCTGGCAATCACGCGCACGCCCACTGACCTTGAATGGCTGCAAGGTGCACTGGCGCCGCTTGGGCAAGTGGTCAGCGCCGGTTCTGGCAGCCTCGATGACTTGCTCGCGCTGGTGGACGTGACCTTCGCCAGCGTGGTGTTCGTCGGCCTGGATCGCGAGCATCTGATGGCCCAGAGCGCGCTGATCGAGGGGGCGCTGGAGGCCAAGCCGATGCTGGCGATCGTCGC of the Paucimonas lemoignei genome contains:
- the pulD_1 gene encoding type II and III secretion system protein, which translates into the protein MSSGYVPILKPVFWALVLTLCSVELASAATNNCAALAALPGVLEVDQGLQQDIRSSVAITRLAVGDPKIADVFANGNDGFLLTGVAPGTTSLMVWTACSATPRQSMVFVRGRATAAMTEKVMVAGGEVLPSQVQTDIRFVEVNRTKLKEASTSIFGKGSNNFLFGSPGTVPALGVTPGVVPSVTDATAGNVGRIYRASTVIPLNNDTFNIVWGGGSSKVLGMLNAMESSGFAYTLARPSLVALNGQSASFLAGGEFPVPVPNGEGNGISIEYKEFGVRLTVTPTVVGRDRILLKVAPEVSELDYSAGVTIAGTTVPALNVRRTDTSISLADGESFVISGLIRTRNSSSVDKFPGLGDIPVLGALFRNSTIDREESELLMIVTPHLVQPLAVNAQLPALPGEQLRNYDPSFLRMYFLENGNFDKRSGLSQ